CCATTAAAGGGAACGAGTCAATCGATGTGACTAATCCTTGTGCTAAAAATTCGAGTGGTAATGAACCTGAATAAACAATTGCCACGAGACTCGCAAGTCCGAGAGCGATACCAATTGGAACGCTTAGTAATAGAAAAAGTGCAAAGCTTCCAAATAATACTGCTGTAACCATGTCGTTTCCCCCTATTTCTTATTCGTTACTTCCTGCTGTCCGTCTTCGACGGCTTCGGCTTCTTTTTCAAGAGCTATCTCTTGTTCGGTCTTGACTTCAAACGTTTCTTTTCCAAGCAAGGCTTTCACTTGCTTAATTAACTGTTGAATAATCCGGATCGCTGTAAGTCCCATTCCGATTGGTGTTGCCATATAGACGAGCCCCATTGGGATTTTCAAAGCTGGTGATTGTTGTCCCCATCCAAGGAGCTGTTCAGCAATGC
The nucleotide sequence above comes from Desertibacillus haloalkaliphilus. Encoded proteins:
- a CDS encoding TRAP transporter small permease gives rise to the protein IAEQLLGWGQQSPALKIPMGLVYMATPIGMGLTAIRIIQQLIKQVKALLGKETFEVKTEQEIALEKEAEAVEDGQQEVTNKK